GAAACTAAGTGATTTTTCTTCTAGAATGATCTGTTCTTCAAACAGAGAAATCAAATATTACTGGCCAGCTGCTTTAAGCTGAATCATGAGATTTTTACCTTTCCTCATGAACTCCGATTTCTTCTGGTCCATGAATTCATTCGGAACCAGAGAGAAGTtggacattttgttttgtttcatgttcttgaaGACGCAGTGGTCAGCGATCTTCTCCATCACGTCTTGACTCAGAGATTTACCAAGAAACTTGGCAATTTTCTCCACAGATCCTTTCAGATCCTGGCAAAGATTCGTATGATCACATGTTAAAAAAGAGCTTTATGTggatttcaatattttatagcaccaaaaaaaaaaaaatttaaatcatccCAAATCCacatttattgttacaaaaaGAAACATATATGCAATCACGCTGCCTCCTTGGTTGTTCATTTGAAATGCTCTTTGAGAAATGAGAAAGGGACGTTTTGCTGGAGGACTTAAGAGGACTTTGGACATCTCTGagttcaatacaaggacacgagTAAGCGTTCATTGCACCAGAGAGACCTTGAAAAGGGCCTTGAACTACCTGCCAAAGTTACAACACCCTGTCATCATGAGATAACCTACAGAGTAACACACTGATGAGTGATTGATTGTTTCTAGAAGAGCTGCTGACACCTTTGACTGAAACCTTTATACTTGAATGGTTAAGTTTCATTTGCCTTAACATTtgtcataataaaattaaaccaatTTTACTGATTGCATAAACTGCATACTGAGTCTTAGATTTTTGGCGTTTTAATTACATTACACAAAGAAATCCTTTGGCCAAGTAGTAAgtatcttttaaaatatcattttgaacAAGAGTAAAGCCAAAGCAATTTACCCTGCTGTTTTCGCAAGATTAAAGAAACCCATAAACTAGTAGTGATAAACAGAAGCTTACAGCAATCATCTCCTCGTAGAAAATATGAAGTATGGAATCCTTTTCTTCAGCATTAATCCAGCCTTTGACATGATCAAACCAGGAACCGAACATGACTGTGGATAAAAGACATCATGCTTAAGTCAATTTGACAAAACTTGTAATGActtcattacaaaacaaaaaggaaaaactgggtccatactcaaaaaaaaaatcaaaacacatttccaAACTTACAGTAGCCTACAATTACTCTacatgcaaatgtgaattttttattgcatttttcaaatgtattatatgtGCTCATGCATTATACACAACAAATTAAGTTTTTCTGCAAATGTagctaaatgttttttcttgaattGAACATATATGGAGGACAAAATACATTTGTCAAtgcttttaaaaatctatatttatattataaatatattttacaggttgcacatttttaataatttttttggtgtCATATTCAGTCAAATTACATAAACACCGAAAGAAAGCTGTTTTATCATTTAAGATGCTCATACAAGGAACATACATAGCATTAATACTAGAAATAGAACAAAACTCCATACCGTTTCCATCAAGGAACTTCTCCATGAACTCGTCTTGGGTTCCCGGCTTCACCAGGTAAGAGGCCATTCCATAGTAGTAATACGAGGACGTGAACACGTCTTTACAATcactcattaaataaataaccagAACCACATAGTGAAGCGCACAATAATCTGAATGCATTTCATTAAACAGCGCACATGCAGTGTGTGACTTCTCGAGTGGGTTTTTACCCTGGGCTTTGTTTTGAAGTAAGACTCGTTCATCATGTGGTGATGGAAGTGAGTCGCAAAGACGCGTGGAGAAGGTCTCTGCTCCAGATTGAGCAGGATCGCCCGATGTTCCTCCAGCCATGGCACTCGGTCCCAGTTTGGCACCGTCAGCACCGGAGTCAAATCACCCTCGCTCACGATCAGAGGAACCACCTCCTGCATCCATGTTGTGCCTGTGTGTGGAGCAAAGCGCAGCTCACATTACTGTCATTCAAAAACAGTGACTGAAAAGACATGGCACATGCATTAAagactagatttaaaaaaaatctgtcactgtAATTGACTTATGTGACATAGCTCcacacaacagtaaaaaaaatcttgtaagTAAACTACAAAAAGTACACTTTATCAAACCTTTAAAAACTACCacgtataaattatattattattgaaataatatacttaaaaaaaacatattgtaactaaatgtaatgttttcagacacttaaatgcatgttattaaccagtaataaatgaaaatgtattatagcctagatgaaatttatattaaatgtgattaGTTGAACTTAAGATTGATTACTTTAAGCAGgacataattatttatatgtaattactGCATAATACACTGAcgagcatttatgataaactaaatatactttaatgtcatttctattgaaactaaatatacatctatctaaacatatttaatattctttattacaaaatgatgaagctgcaatttagtacatttaaaatatatgaactttaattgtaattagtgctgtcaaatgattaatcgcgattgatcgcatacaaaataaaagttttggtttgcataaaatatgtatgtgtactgtgtttattcactgtatatataaataaacacatgtatgtatgtatttcagGAGAAATAtgttatgattattaaatattaaatatttataatataaattataagaatataaatatagacatgtaaatattttcaatatactgtatgtgtgtgtatttatatatacataataaatcaaaagtacaCATATGCAAAAAACTTTTGtttgcgattaatcgcgattaatcgtttgactgcactaattgtaatataaaataacacactcAAGCTAAAATTATAATCACGTACTTTGGATTTATGTGCTTTTTAGTATGTTAGCCAACACATCAAACTAAGTGTACTTCTTCAAAACACAAGTGATTATTAAAACCtgattaatatgtattttaaagtaaaacttttaatttgacattatcacAGCGCACTACTTGAGTGCGTTAAGAAATGGTCTTTAAAGTAGCGACTTAAGtgcacttttatttcattcatattacctacaagtgcacattcaatacaattaaacacACTTCCACAAGAGCAGACTTCATTGAAATTTATGAAGTGACCCTATGTTGAATagtgacatttttacattaatcTGCATcactgaatgcacatttaaac
This region of Cyprinus carpio isolate SPL01 chromosome B12, ASM1834038v1, whole genome shotgun sequence genomic DNA includes:
- the LOC109099995 gene encoding sulfotransferase 2B1-like gives rise to the protein MKVQREKQNYIYSLSSRGITETTTAESFSSPFICGVLRKMTEAELYSVYKGVYLPTHLHPPESLKYCEEFTFRPDDILIVTYPKSGTTWMQEVVPLIVSEGDLTPVLTVPNWDRVPWLEEHRAILLNLEQRPSPRVFATHFHHHMMNESYFKTKPRVIYLMSDCKDVFTSSYYYYGMASYLVKPGTQDEFMEKFLDGNVMFGSWFDHVKGWINAEEKDSILHIFYEEMIADLKGSVEKIAKFLGKSLSQDVMEKIADHCVFKNMKQNKMSNFSLVPNEFMDQKKSEFMRKGIAGDWKNHFTEAQEQRFNAVYKEKTKDVKFKFMWD